Proteins found in one Nocardia brasiliensis ATCC 700358 genomic segment:
- a CDS encoding TerD family protein — MITLKKEDGAADLAGVTKLSVGVSWDPSGGTSGGALGWARRKRGVDLDLIAILMQGSEPVRFAGLDSLDPLGNGSVLHSGDEQTGAATGDDETVHVTFADVPGGIDAIVFVAAAFKKGSSFEKANNISFKVYDASGGSSQQVADIWPSLLGADNANAVARAFRNGANWQLEVLNRKGKIKQGDKQALLRFALA; from the coding sequence ATGATCACGCTCAAGAAAGAAGACGGCGCCGCAGATCTTGCCGGTGTCACCAAGCTGAGTGTCGGGGTGAGCTGGGATCCTTCCGGGGGCACCAGCGGCGGCGCACTGGGCTGGGCGCGGCGTAAGCGCGGCGTCGACCTCGATTTGATCGCCATCCTGATGCAGGGCAGTGAGCCGGTTCGTTTCGCCGGACTCGATTCGCTGGACCCGCTCGGCAACGGCTCGGTGCTGCACTCCGGTGACGAGCAGACCGGCGCCGCCACCGGCGACGACGAGACGGTGCACGTGACGTTCGCGGACGTGCCGGGCGGCATCGACGCGATCGTGTTCGTCGCCGCGGCGTTCAAGAAGGGCAGCTCCTTCGAGAAGGCGAACAACATCAGTTTCAAGGTGTACGACGCGAGCGGCGGTAGCAGTCAGCAGGTCGCCGACATCTGGCCGTCACTGCTCGGCGCGGACAATGCGAACGCCGTCGCGCGCGCGTTCCGCAACGGCGCGAACTGGCAGCTGGAAGTGCTCAACCGCAAGGGCAAGATCAAGCAGGGCGACAAGCAGGCGCTGCTCCGCTTCGCCCTCGCGTAG
- a CDS encoding pyridoxal phosphate-dependent decarboxylase family protein, translating into MADPLKEQEFAARALELVRATAGPYLDSLPQRLVHDGTADPLIDELAGALPEHGDGTLAAIERLLRVGTEAAVHSAGPRFFHLVVGGATPAALAGDWITALLDQNAGLWVTSPLAARTETVVLGWLKDLFGLPADFGAVLTPSATFANLTGLAAARYWWAGRHGHDVVADGLAGLPRMPVFTSGLVHASTRKALQILGCGRDTLRTFVRDDAGRLDLRALEQALTELGGAPAVLVGNLGEVNAGDCDPLADLAELAEKYRAWFHVDGAFGLFATVSPRTAHLAAGVERADSITADGHKWLNVPQESGFSFVKDKSVLGKTFGSWGADYLPTLDDEQLSYNMHGPESSRRARAFPIWATLRAYGRTGYREMVERHLDVAAHLGRVVDAAADFELLAPVQLCVTCFRYRPPGVAEADLDDLNARLGAAILADGRVYVGTTKYRGVTALRPTFVNWRITEPEADLLIEVIRELGPTL; encoded by the coding sequence ATGGCCGATCCGCTGAAAGAACAGGAATTCGCCGCACGCGCTTTGGAGCTGGTGCGCGCCACCGCCGGACCGTATCTCGACAGCCTGCCGCAACGCCTGGTGCACGACGGCACCGCCGATCCGCTGATCGATGAACTCGCCGGTGCGCTGCCCGAGCACGGCGACGGCACCCTGGCGGCAATCGAACGATTGCTGCGCGTCGGCACCGAAGCGGCGGTGCACAGCGCCGGACCGCGCTTCTTCCACCTCGTGGTGGGCGGGGCGACGCCTGCCGCACTGGCCGGCGACTGGATAACCGCTCTGCTGGACCAGAATGCGGGCCTCTGGGTCACTTCCCCGTTGGCCGCGCGCACCGAAACCGTGGTACTCGGCTGGCTCAAAGACCTTTTCGGGCTGCCCGCGGACTTCGGCGCGGTGCTCACGCCGAGCGCCACCTTCGCGAACCTCACCGGGCTCGCCGCGGCCCGCTACTGGTGGGCCGGCCGGCACGGGCACGACGTCGTCGCCGACGGTTTGGCGGGGCTGCCGCGGATGCCGGTGTTCACCAGCGGTCTCGTGCACGCCAGCACCCGAAAGGCGCTGCAGATACTCGGCTGTGGCCGGGATACGCTGCGCACCTTCGTCCGGGACGACGCGGGACGGCTCGACCTGCGGGCGTTGGAGCAGGCGCTGACCGAACTCGGCGGGGCGCCCGCCGTGCTCGTCGGCAATCTCGGTGAGGTGAACGCGGGCGATTGCGATCCGCTCGCGGACCTCGCCGAACTGGCCGAGAAGTATCGCGCCTGGTTCCACGTCGACGGCGCATTCGGGTTGTTCGCCACCGTGTCGCCGCGCACCGCGCACCTCGCCGCGGGGGTGGAGCGGGCCGACTCGATCACCGCCGACGGACACAAATGGCTCAATGTGCCACAGGAGAGTGGCTTCTCGTTCGTCAAGGACAAGTCCGTGCTCGGCAAGACCTTCGGCAGCTGGGGCGCGGACTACCTGCCGACCCTCGACGACGAACAGCTCAGCTACAACATGCACGGCCCCGAATCCTCGCGCCGCGCACGCGCGTTCCCGATCTGGGCGACGCTGCGCGCCTACGGCCGGACCGGGTATCGGGAGATGGTCGAACGCCACCTCGACGTGGCCGCGCATCTCGGCCGGGTGGTCGACGCGGCCGCCGACTTCGAGCTGCTGGCCCCGGTGCAGTTGTGCGTCACCTGTTTCCGCTACCGGCCACCCGGCGTCGCCGAGGCCGATCTCGATGATCTCAACGCCCGGCTCGGCGCGGCCATCCTCGCGGACGGGCGGGTCTACGTGGGCACCACGAAATATCGTGGCGTGACGGCATTGCGCCCGACTTTCGTCAACTGGCGCATCACCGAGCCCGAAGCGGATCTGCTGATCGAGGTGATCCGCGAACTGGGCCCCACGCTGTAA
- a CDS encoding prolyl oligopeptidase family serine peptidase — MGARRMTRAAAAVCAVVTAAACGGRDAAPDDPFLWLEELDGARVQSWVAAENEKTLGVLEQDPRYAENLATAKELGNAPDRLPMPQLVDGRIANFWQDPEHTRGIWRVASVADYESAQPKWTTLLDLDALAEAEDKNWVWKGADCESVRGTRCLISLSEGGEDAVTIREFDVTTAQFVSDGFVLPRSKQNVAWSGEDTLLVSREWQPGEVTTSGYPYIVKKVHRSRPLADATEVVRGEKTDALATAPLLLSDGNGHRLNVVQRSPSFFERSFTLLTGSGTAALALPPKSDFAGRVGDRIVLTVRQDWTTEGATFRAGSLVSLNADEMAAEPQRLRATPVYVPGPTETAEGVLATRDRLVVTAMNDVRGRAAVYTPQPDGSWSAAPIPLPDNAAIATVDADAKGSAAYLSVTSFLDPTTVWRLDAVSGQAQPVKSTPSRFDSSRYVVEQHKAVSPDGTQVPYFIVHAADLRFDGSTPTIMYGYGGFEISQTPTYDGVLGRLWLARGGAFVVANIRGGGEFGPAWHEAALTTNRQRAFDDFAAVGKDLIARNITAPRHLGILGGSNGGLLMGVELTQHPEMWQAVGIQVPLLDMVRYEKIAAGASWVGEYGSVADPVQRAFLESISPYRQLRSGVRYPEPFIWTTTKDDRVGPQHARKFAARLAELGNLYLFYEATQGGHGAGTTIDEQAQMSALQYTYFMRRLMAPG; from the coding sequence GTGGGCGCTAGACGTATGACCAGGGCCGCCGCGGCCGTATGCGCGGTGGTGACGGCGGCCGCCTGCGGTGGGCGGGACGCGGCGCCGGACGATCCTTTCCTGTGGCTGGAAGAGTTGGACGGCGCGCGGGTGCAGAGCTGGGTGGCGGCGGAGAACGAGAAGACGCTCGGCGTGCTGGAGCAGGACCCGCGCTACGCCGAGAATCTCGCCACGGCAAAGGAACTCGGGAACGCGCCCGACCGCCTGCCGATGCCGCAGCTCGTGGACGGACGGATCGCCAACTTCTGGCAGGACCCCGAGCACACGCGTGGGATCTGGCGGGTCGCCTCGGTCGCCGATTACGAGTCGGCACAGCCGAAGTGGACCACGCTGCTCGACCTGGACGCGCTGGCCGAAGCGGAGGACAAGAACTGGGTCTGGAAGGGCGCCGACTGCGAGTCGGTGCGTGGGACGCGCTGCCTGATCAGCCTGTCCGAGGGCGGCGAGGACGCGGTCACGATCCGCGAATTCGACGTGACCACCGCACAATTCGTGTCCGACGGGTTCGTCCTGCCGCGGAGCAAACAGAATGTCGCGTGGTCCGGCGAGGACACCTTGCTGGTGTCGCGGGAATGGCAGCCGGGCGAGGTGACCACGTCGGGTTATCCGTACATCGTCAAGAAGGTGCACCGGAGCCGACCGCTCGCGGACGCGACGGAGGTGGTGCGTGGCGAAAAGACCGACGCGCTGGCGACGGCGCCGCTGCTGCTGAGTGACGGAAACGGCCACCGGCTCAACGTCGTTCAGCGCTCGCCGTCGTTCTTCGAACGTAGCTTCACCCTGCTCACCGGGTCGGGCACGGCCGCCCTCGCGCTGCCCCCGAAGTCGGACTTCGCCGGACGGGTCGGCGACCGGATCGTGCTGACCGTGCGGCAGGACTGGACGACCGAGGGCGCGACTTTCCGGGCGGGGTCGCTGGTGTCGCTGAACGCCGACGAGATGGCTGCAGAGCCGCAGCGGCTCCGCGCCACCCCGGTGTACGTGCCGGGCCCCACCGAGACCGCCGAGGGTGTGCTCGCCACCCGTGATCGGCTGGTCGTCACCGCGATGAACGACGTGCGCGGCCGTGCCGCCGTCTACACCCCGCAGCCGGACGGTTCGTGGTCGGCGGCTCCGATTCCGTTGCCGGACAACGCCGCGATCGCGACGGTGGACGCGGACGCGAAGGGCAGCGCCGCGTATCTGTCGGTGACGTCCTTTCTGGATCCGACCACCGTATGGCGGCTGGACGCCGTGAGCGGGCAGGCACAACCGGTGAAATCCACGCCGTCCCGGTTCGATTCTTCCCGGTACGTGGTCGAACAGCACAAAGCCGTCTCACCCGACGGCACCCAGGTGCCGTACTTCATCGTGCACGCCGCCGATCTGCGTTTCGACGGCAGCACGCCCACGATCATGTACGGCTACGGCGGCTTCGAGATCTCCCAAACCCCTACCTACGACGGGGTTCTCGGCAGGCTGTGGCTGGCGCGGGGCGGCGCGTTCGTGGTGGCGAACATCCGCGGCGGCGGTGAATTCGGGCCCGCCTGGCACGAGGCCGCGTTGACCACCAACCGTCAGCGCGCCTTCGACGACTTCGCCGCGGTCGGCAAGGATCTGATCGCCAGGAACATCACCGCGCCACGTCATCTCGGCATTCTGGGTGGTTCGAACGGCGGGTTGCTGATGGGTGTCGAACTCACGCAGCACCCGGAGATGTGGCAGGCGGTGGGCATTCAGGTGCCCCTGCTCGACATGGTGCGTTACGAGAAGATCGCCGCGGGGGCTTCCTGGGTCGGCGAATACGGCAGTGTCGCCGATCCCGTGCAGCGCGCGTTCCTCGAATCCATCTCGCCGTATCGCCAATTGCGTTCCGGTGTGCGATATCCCGAGCCGTTCATCTGGACCACCACCAAGGACGACCGGGTCGGTCCGCAGCACGCGCGCAAGTTCGCCGCGCGGCTCGCTGAACTAGGCAACCTGTACCTCTTCTACGAGGCGACCCAGGGCGGCCACGGCGCGGGCACCACGATCGATGAGCAGGCGCAGATGAGCGCACTGCAATACACCTACTTCATGCGGCGGCTCATGGCGCCGGGTTAG